In Capricornis sumatraensis isolate serow.1 chromosome 16, serow.2, whole genome shotgun sequence, a genomic segment contains:
- the LOC138092964 gene encoding olfactory receptor 8J1-like produces MAHENFTRVSEFILTGVSERPDLQIPLFFVFLVIYGLTVTGNLSIITLTSVDSRLQTPMYFFLQHLAIINLGNSTVIAPKMLINFLVKKHTTSFYECAIQLGGFLVFIVAEIFILAVMAYDRYVAICSPLLYMVVVSRQACLLLVSLTYLYSFSTSIVTSFSVFSMAYCSFNVINHFYCDIVPLLALSCSDTSFPETVVFISASTNLMFSITVVVASYFNIILSILRIRSSEGRKRAFSTCTSHVTAVAVFYGTLLFMYLQPRNNHSLETDKMASVFYTLVIPMLNPMIYSLRNKDVKAALKRFLTNSCC; encoded by the coding sequence ATGGCTCATGAAAATTTCACCCGAGTCAGTGAGTTTATTCTCACAGGAGTCTCAGAACGTCCAGACCTCCAGATCCCTCTCTTCTTTGTCTTCCTGGTCATCTATGGACTGACCGTGACAGGGAACCTAAGCATCATCACCCTCACCAGTGTGGACTCTCGGCTTCAGAcccccatgtatttcttcctccagcACTTGGCTATCATCAATCTTGGCAATTCAACTGTCATTGCCCCTAAAATGCTGATCAACTTCTTAGTAAAGAAACACACCACCTCCTTCTATGAATGTGCCATTCAGCTAGGCGGGTTCTTGGTTTTCATTGTagctgaaattttcattttagctgtgatggcctatgaccgctatgtggccatttGTAGCCCCCTGCTCTACATGGTGGTGGTGTCTCGACAGGCTTGCCTTCTGCTAGTTTCCCTCACATACCTCTATAGCTTTTCCACATCAATTGTGActtccttttctgtattttcaatgGCTTATTGCTCTTTCAATGTAATCAACCATTTTTACTGCGATATTGTCCCTCTCTTAGCATTGTCCTGCTCCGATACTTCCTTTCCGGAAACAGTAGTCTTCATATCTGCATCTACAAACTTGATGTTTTCCATAACTGTAGTTGTAGCATCTTATTTCAACATCATTTTGTCCATTCTAAGGATACGTTCATCAGAAGGACGGAAAAGAGCCTTCTCCACATGCACGTCACATGTGACGGCAGTGGCAGTCTTCTACGGAACTCTGCTTTTCATGTATTTACAGCCTCGAAATAACCATTCATTAGAAACTGATAAAATGGCTTCAGTGTTTTATACGCTGGTGATTCCCATGCTGAACCCCATGATCTACAGCCTGAGGAACAAGGACGTGAAGGCTGCCTTGAAGAGATTTCTGACAAATTCGTGCTGTTGA
- the LOC138092633 gene encoding olfactory receptor 8J3-like has product MANGNFTQVTEFILTGVSERPGLQIPLFFVFLLIYGLTVTGNLSIITLTSVDSRLQTPMYFFLRHLAIINLCNSSVIAPKMLVNFLVKKHTTSFYECATQLGAFLVFIVAEVLMLAVMAYDRYVAICNPLLYMVVVSRQACFLLVSLTYLYSFFTAVVVSCCIFSVSYCSSNVINHFYCDTVPLLALSCSDTSFPETVVFISASTNLMFSITVVVASYFNIILSILRIRSSEGRKRAFSACASHVTAVSVFYGTLLFMYLQPRNNHSLDTDKMASVFYTLVIPMLNPLIYSLRNKDVKAALRKFLTN; this is encoded by the coding sequence ATGGCTAATGGAAATTTCACCCAAGTCACTGAGTTTATTCTCACAGGAGTCTCAGAACGCCCAGGCCTCCAGATCCCTCTCTTCTTTGTCTTCCTGCTCATTTATGGACTGACCGTGACAGGGAACCTAAGCATCATCACCCTCACCAGTGTGGACTCTCGGCTTCAGAcccccatgtatttcttccttcGGCACTTAGCTATCATCAATCTCTGCAATTCAAGTGTCATAGCCCCTAAAATGCTAGTCAACTTTTTAGTAAAAAAGCATACCACCTCCTTCTACGAATGTGCCACCCAACTGGGAGCGTTCTTGGTTTTCATTGTAGCTGAGGTGCTCATGTTAgctgtgatggcctatgaccgctatgtggccatttGTAACCCCCTGCTCTACATGGTGGTGGTGTCTCGACAGGCCTGCTTTCTGCTAGTTTCCCTCACATACCTCTATAGCTTTTTCACAGCTGTTGTGGTTTCATGTTGTATATTTTCTGTGTCTTATTGCTCTTCTAATGTAATCAATCATTTTTACTGTGATACCGTCCCTCTGTTAGCCTTGTCTTGCTCTGATACTTCCTTTCCAGAAACAGTAGTCTTCATATCTGCATCTACAAACTTGATGTTTTCCATAACTGTAGTTGTAGCATCTTATTTCAACATCATTTTGTCCATTCTAAGGATACGTTcatcagaaggaaggaaaagagcctTCTCCGCATGCGCCTCACATGTGACAGCTGTGTCAGTCTTCTATGGAACTCTGCTTTTCATGTATTTGCAGCCTCGAAATAACCATTCACTGGATACTGATAAAATGGCTTCTGTGTTTTATACACTGGTGATTCCCATGCTGAATCCCTTGATTTACAGCCTGAGGAACAAGGACGTGAAGGCTGCCTTGAGGAAATTTCTGACCAATTAG